A region from the Lentimonas sp. CC4 genome encodes:
- a CDS encoding nucleotide exchange factor GrpE yields the protein MTDKNTDTPEEIDENTEAAAAEVVEETATEAETPVVEATPLEKAETEAAEMKARWLRSVADMENYRKRIGREKQDIIRSAAANVVESLLPVLDNMKLGLQAAENHPEAKDVTIGFKMVDDQLKRSLSEQGLEELIPDGETFDPNLHECISHQPSADVEEDKVIQTVRAGYRLNERLIRAASVIVSSGPEKA from the coding sequence ATGACAGACAAAAACACAGATACACCCGAAGAAATCGACGAAAACACTGAAGCCGCAGCGGCCGAAGTCGTCGAAGAAACTGCAACCGAAGCTGAAACTCCAGTCGTCGAGGCGACGCCTCTAGAAAAAGCCGAGACAGAAGCAGCGGAAATGAAAGCACGCTGGTTACGCTCAGTCGCGGACATGGAGAACTACCGCAAGCGCATTGGCCGCGAGAAGCAGGACATCATCCGCAGCGCAGCCGCCAATGTCGTCGAATCGCTCTTGCCCGTGCTCGATAATATGAAGCTTGGCCTGCAAGCCGCAGAAAATCATCCTGAAGCAAAAGATGTCACCATCGGCTTCAAAATGGTCGACGATCAGCTCAAGCGCTCACTCAGCGAGCAAGGCCTCGAAGAGCTCATCCCTGATGGCGAAACCTTCGACCCGAATCTTCACGAGTGCATCTCGCACCAACCATCCGCTGACGTCGAAGAAGACAAAGTCATCCAGACCGTCCGCGCAGGTTACCGCCTCAACGAACGACTCATTCGCGCAGCGAGTGTGATCGTCTCCAGTGGCCCCGAAAAAGCATAA
- the dnaJ gene encoding molecular chaperone DnaJ, which yields MSQADLYETLGVSRDATADELKKAYRKLAVKYHPDKNPGDAAAEAKFKEISSAYDNLKDPDKRAAYDRYGHAAFQGGMGGGGGGGGHDPFDMFREAFGGRGGGGGGGIFEEFFGGGGGGQSAGGAAHGSDLRYDLEITLEEAVKGCEKEIRYRRPVECKKCHGEGAEPGSKKVTCSTCGGAGQVSSNRGFISFRQVCPSCQGAGQTIEKPCTSCRGEGREMETSTVKVRIPGGVSTGSKLRSAGKGEAGQMGGQAGDLYIIVHVKEHELFERHDHDLFCEVPIKFTLASLGGSINVPTLFGKGSLKIPSGTQTGTTFRLRGQGVPHLRGNGKGDLLIRVQVEVPTKLSSEQKKKLEEFAEACGDPANPMSESFVEKAKKFFR from the coding sequence ATGTCGCAAGCAGATTTATACGAAACCCTCGGCGTCTCACGTGATGCGACAGCCGACGAACTCAAGAAGGCCTACCGCAAACTCGCAGTGAAGTATCATCCGGACAAAAACCCGGGCGATGCCGCAGCAGAAGCGAAATTCAAGGAGATCTCTTCGGCCTACGACAATCTCAAAGACCCTGATAAGCGTGCTGCCTATGATCGCTACGGACACGCTGCCTTCCAAGGTGGCATGGGCGGCGGCGGTGGCGGCGGCGGCCACGATCCATTCGACATGTTCCGCGAAGCCTTCGGTGGCCGCGGCGGTGGCGGTGGTGGCGGCATCTTCGAAGAATTCTTCGGCGGTGGCGGCGGTGGACAGTCAGCTGGGGGCGCAGCACACGGCTCCGATCTGCGCTATGATCTAGAGATCACTTTAGAAGAAGCGGTTAAAGGCTGCGAAAAAGAAATCCGCTATCGACGCCCAGTTGAGTGTAAGAAATGCCACGGCGAAGGCGCAGAGCCCGGCTCCAAGAAAGTCACTTGCTCGACGTGCGGTGGCGCTGGCCAAGTCTCTTCGAATCGCGGCTTTATTAGTTTCCGTCAAGTCTGCCCAAGCTGCCAAGGCGCGGGGCAAACCATCGAAAAGCCCTGCACCAGCTGTCGCGGTGAAGGCCGTGAGATGGAAACCAGCACCGTCAAGGTGCGTATTCCAGGTGGCGTCTCCACTGGCTCGAAGCTCCGCTCTGCAGGTAAGGGCGAAGCCGGCCAAATGGGCGGCCAAGCAGGCGACCTCTACATTATCGTCCACGTCAAGGAGCACGAACTCTTCGAGCGCCACGACCACGACCTCTTCTGCGAAGTGCCGATTAAGTTCACACTCGCCTCACTCGGTGGCTCAATCAACGTGCCGACGCTCTTTGGCAAGGGCTCACTCAAGATCCCATCCGGCACACAGACAGGCACCACCTTCCGCCTCCGCGGGCAGGGCGTCCCACATCTTCGCGGCAACGGCAAGGGCGACCTGCTGATTCGTGTTCAAGTCGAAGTGCCAACCAAACTCTCCAGCGAACAAAAGAAGAAGCTCGAAGAATTTGCTGAAGCCTGTGGCGACCCTGCAAATCCAATGAGCGAATCCTTCGTCGAAAAAGCGAAGAAGTTCTTCCGCTAG
- the purN gene encoding phosphoribosylglycinamide formyltransferase has protein sequence MAYPIVILGSGRGSNAEALLKAEASKKLGAAKIAAIISDHEDVGILELGQKYHVPAIYIDPKRKGARLSEEAQETYIERIQSFSPKLVVLAGFMRIIERRFIEAFDGNVINLHPSLLPSFPGMNGIGQAWDHGVKITGCTVHWVTPALDAGPIIDQKEIRVEEKDTLDMLEKKVHIVEHQLLPDVVARLSKGKIKRP, from the coding sequence GTGGCTTATCCTATCGTAATTCTCGGCTCTGGCCGCGGCTCCAACGCTGAAGCACTCTTAAAGGCAGAAGCCAGCAAGAAGCTCGGCGCGGCTAAAATCGCTGCGATCATTAGTGATCACGAAGATGTCGGCATCTTAGAACTAGGGCAAAAGTATCACGTGCCCGCGATCTACATCGATCCGAAGCGCAAAGGTGCCCGCCTGAGCGAGGAGGCTCAAGAGACCTACATCGAGCGCATTCAGTCGTTTTCACCGAAGCTAGTGGTGCTGGCGGGATTCATGCGGATTATTGAGCGACGCTTCATCGAAGCCTTTGATGGCAATGTCATCAACCTGCACCCTAGCCTCTTGCCCAGCTTCCCGGGCATGAACGGCATTGGCCAGGCATGGGATCATGGCGTAAAAATCACTGGCTGCACCGTGCACTGGGTCACACCAGCGCTCGATGCCGGCCCGATCATCGACCAGAAAGAGATCCGAGTTGAAGAAAAGGATACGCTCGATATGCTTGAGAAGAAGGTGCACATCGTGGAGCATCAACTCCTGCCCGACGTCGTCGCCCGCCTGAGCAAAGGTAAGATCAAGCGACCGTAG